The Caulifigura coniformis genome includes a region encoding these proteins:
- a CDS encoding alpha/beta hydrolase, protein MLRQGWIELGGSCAVILGVVAGCRGTRLPVIDRTAVGIIYDTAHEADLRTGKMAGLAAEAFGRYVDTLSEPAAIVDWRDGISTWEVFYATNRGRVFGSPDARVDFGNQVSSSPQYGRAEVTLPRRGRGIDPPTAAGRSRLMPVSFSKPKTDDEVVQFGTVEVQKPESFLAGVNNQLARSRQKDLLLFVHGFNVDFHSAIVRAAQVALDVPFNGAVVAYAWPSQGGVQNYRADEPANQASVAPFADFLQSLLDGVPADTRVSILVHSMGNRIVMQGINRLSPGARLANVVLCAPDVGLGDFEEWAPGVAARCDRVTLYASENDAALIASKSLHAEQRAGDAHPPVLLSGVETVDCSTVDYTSFLGHSYYGANRHVLGDLFLLLKENRPASERPHLSKQLNARREFWVFSGNAPNILVTWHFEEDATVTK, encoded by the coding sequence ATGCTGAGGCAGGGTTGGATTGAGCTGGGAGGAAGCTGCGCGGTCATTCTCGGGGTCGTGGCCGGGTGCCGTGGGACGAGGCTGCCGGTCATCGACCGCACCGCCGTCGGCATCATCTACGACACGGCCCACGAGGCCGACCTCCGAACCGGCAAGATGGCAGGCCTCGCCGCCGAAGCCTTTGGCCGCTACGTCGATACGCTGTCCGAGCCGGCCGCGATCGTCGACTGGCGGGACGGAATCTCCACCTGGGAAGTCTTCTACGCAACGAACCGGGGCCGCGTCTTCGGTTCGCCGGACGCGCGGGTCGACTTCGGAAACCAGGTCAGCAGTTCGCCGCAGTACGGCCGCGCCGAGGTGACGCTCCCCCGACGCGGACGGGGAATCGACCCGCCGACCGCGGCCGGGCGCTCCCGGCTCATGCCGGTGTCCTTCAGCAAGCCGAAGACCGACGACGAAGTCGTCCAGTTTGGCACGGTCGAGGTGCAGAAGCCCGAATCATTCCTCGCCGGCGTGAATAACCAGTTGGCCCGGTCGCGGCAGAAGGACCTGTTGCTGTTCGTGCACGGGTTCAATGTCGATTTCCACTCGGCCATCGTGCGGGCCGCCCAGGTGGCCCTGGACGTTCCGTTCAACGGCGCGGTGGTCGCGTATGCCTGGCCGAGCCAGGGCGGCGTCCAGAACTACAGGGCCGATGAGCCGGCCAACCAGGCCTCCGTCGCCCCCTTCGCCGACTTTCTGCAGAGCCTCCTGGATGGAGTTCCGGCCGACACGCGCGTTTCCATTCTCGTCCACAGCATGGGAAACCGGATCGTCATGCAGGGGATCAACCGGCTCTCGCCCGGCGCGCGGCTGGCCAACGTCGTGCTCTGCGCTCCGGACGTGGGACTGGGCGACTTCGAAGAATGGGCCCCGGGAGTCGCCGCCCGGTGCGATCGGGTGACCCTGTATGCCAGCGAAAACGACGCGGCGCTGATCGCCTCCAAGAGCCTGCATGCGGAACAGCGGGCAGGGGATGCGCATCCGCCCGTGCTGCTCTCCGGCGTCGAAACGGTCGACTGCTCGACGGTCGATTACACGAGCTTCCTCGGGCACAGCTACTACGGGGCCAACCGCCACGTGCTGGGAGACCTGTTCCTGCTGCTCAAGGAGAATCGTCCCGCAAGCGAACGCCCGCATCTTTCCAAACAGCTGAACGCGCGTCGCGAGTTCTGGGTGTTCAGCGGCAACGCACCGAACATCCTCGTGACATGGCACTTCGAGGAGGATGCCACCGTGACGAAGTGA
- a CDS encoding type II secretion system protein, whose amino-acid sequence MVELLIVITIIAILVSLLLVGVQAAVGRARVATVVSELKNLEQAIKAFESEFGMQPPSFILLYERGSDWTANDQWTRASRSIIRQLWKDYDFTQNVDFDGDGNTGGVYKTFRLTGAECLVFFLGGMVSVDNSVTPPVYTPKGFSKVPANPFGRQAGGALGGARSGPFYEFKSTQLLSSTSTTTGSTNPEGMYVYLDAIPGQTRPIQYFSSYGGSGYRVYGINGQLGASASSTEAGDNEAFYDSFGWVYTKTPGSASTAPEPYNPNTFQLISPGLDGEYGDANLCGGYVNATNGVQGVTTYLPPGTLPAGGTLAKTPANIARERDNITNFAGGEIH is encoded by the coding sequence ATGGTCGAGTTGCTGATCGTGATCACGATCATCGCCATCCTGGTGTCGTTGCTGCTGGTGGGTGTGCAGGCCGCTGTCGGCCGGGCCCGCGTGGCGACGGTGGTGTCGGAGCTGAAGAATCTCGAGCAGGCGATCAAGGCCTTCGAGTCCGAGTTCGGAATGCAGCCGCCGAGCTTCATCCTGTTGTATGAGCGTGGTTCGGACTGGACCGCTAACGATCAGTGGACGAGGGCCAGCCGTTCGATCATTCGCCAGCTCTGGAAGGACTACGACTTCACGCAGAATGTCGACTTTGACGGCGATGGGAATACCGGCGGGGTTTACAAGACATTCCGGCTGACCGGCGCGGAGTGCCTGGTGTTCTTCCTGGGGGGGATGGTGAGTGTCGATAACTCCGTCACCCCGCCCGTCTACACTCCCAAGGGATTCTCGAAGGTTCCTGCCAATCCGTTTGGCAGGCAGGCGGGAGGAGCCCTGGGCGGGGCCCGGTCTGGTCCATTCTACGAGTTCAAGTCGACCCAGTTGCTGTCGTCCACCTCGACGACCACGGGGTCGACGAACCCGGAGGGGATGTACGTCTACCTCGACGCCATTCCTGGGCAGACGCGGCCGATCCAGTATTTCAGCAGCTATGGCGGAAGCGGCTACCGGGTTTACGGCATCAACGGGCAGCTCGGCGCGAGCGCGAGCAGTACCGAGGCTGGAGACAACGAGGCGTTTTACGATTCGTTCGGCTGGGTCTACACGAAGACGCCCGGCTCCGCGTCGACCGCACCGGAGCCTTACAATCCCAACACGTTCCAGCTGATCTCTCCCGGTCTGGATGGCGAGTATGGCGACGCGAATCTGTGCGGTGGTTATGTGAATGCCACCAATGGCGTGCAGGGCGTGACGACCTACCTGCCGCCCGGCACGTTGCCCGCCGGCGGGACGCTGGCGAAGACGCCGGCCAACATCGCGCGGGAGCGCGACAACATCACGAACTTCGCCGGTGGCGAGATTCACTGA
- a CDS encoding type II secretion system protein, producing the protein MRPDRRLRLNRSGFSLIELLVVLTILLMLIGLIVSFFGTAGNAAREAATRVTITKLDALLQARYRQMVDSFAEQDRKPSQKAEWPNLARSAAVALTGTEPTAAKKAMVRINRYRGAFPQRKEDFVYLGGGDFPNPYATGWPSTMPVGHLPETESSELLYFILASGGGTGAEAQIADSINPKHIQDTDGDGLMEFVDDWGVPLRFYNSPTRLLRPNGAYIPGASAEQESVARALMSSAPSRAGNAFDFTNLFNQDPFDPKGALRATSPLTAPAGASDRHFYTNPGGFEIDYHTPDTFYAPLIVSCGGDEALGLGEPTATTSDRHAAILVAGEASDNITNLQSVGGGP; encoded by the coding sequence ATGCGGCCTGATCGACGCCTACGCCTGAACCGCTCCGGCTTCTCGCTGATCGAGTTGCTGGTTGTCCTCACGATCCTGCTGATGCTGATCGGCCTGATCGTGTCGTTCTTCGGAACGGCCGGAAACGCGGCCCGCGAAGCGGCGACGAGGGTGACGATCACCAAGCTCGATGCCCTCCTGCAGGCCCGCTACCGGCAGATGGTCGATTCGTTCGCCGAGCAGGACCGGAAGCCGAGCCAGAAGGCGGAATGGCCGAATCTGGCCCGTTCGGCGGCCGTGGCGCTGACGGGAACCGAGCCGACGGCCGCCAAGAAGGCGATGGTGAGGATCAATCGCTACCGCGGCGCGTTTCCACAGCGGAAAGAGGATTTCGTCTACTTGGGAGGCGGGGACTTCCCGAACCCCTATGCGACCGGCTGGCCCTCAACGATGCCCGTCGGGCATCTGCCCGAGACGGAAAGCAGTGAGCTGCTGTACTTCATCCTCGCCAGCGGCGGCGGCACGGGAGCTGAGGCCCAGATCGCCGATTCGATCAACCCGAAGCACATTCAGGACACGGATGGCGACGGACTGATGGAGTTCGTCGACGACTGGGGCGTTCCGCTCAGGTTTTACAACAGCCCTACCCGGCTGCTGCGGCCGAACGGGGCCTACATCCCGGGCGCGTCTGCGGAGCAGGAATCGGTGGCTCGCGCGTTGATGTCCAGTGCGCCGTCGCGGGCTGGGAATGCGTTCGATTTCACGAATCTGTTCAACCAGGATCCTTTCGATCCCAAGGGGGCCCTTCGCGCCACGTCGCCGCTCACGGCCCCGGCCGGCGCCTCGGATCGGCACTTCTACACGAATCCCGGCGGCTTCGAGATTGATTATCACACGCCGGACACCTTCTACGCACCGTTGATCGTCTCCTGCGGAGGCGATGAGGCGCTGGGGCTCGGCGAGCCGACTGCGACGACGTCCGATCGCCATGCCGCGATCCTTGTCGCCGGGGAAGCCTCGGACAACATCACCAATCTCCAGTCAGTCGGAGGTGGGCCATGA
- a CDS encoding prepilin-type N-terminal cleavage/methylation domain-containing protein: protein MISRLPRGRASRQGFTLVEMLVALGIFVILATITLGAFRGVSKDDQISAAAQTVKGWLEHARSRAIKTKSAYGIRFVPDANAGRYCSTVSYIAAGAMDESNLDATTGADLKWITVAYLPSGLTGRLIPGGAAIEAWRGFVDSGALPAVSGGNPLGLRIEVPKDSGHWFALQDVESDGATPPVFRIVVGSGARSMLTNLIDQRVEYRLELGPTAQSEAAPALPRGVVIDFDASQLPDNWRPGFATAETPYPSSGLDLMFSPNGALMGRGAGAGGVLHLCLSTREDAEAIRINFQSSTPPHPQWVTSPTVPTYPFILADPKTAQKLVSVFLGSGRIGTASVNTLLGDTNNVFQNELVDGDDARLYAVRGRESK from the coding sequence ATGATCTCGCGTCTCCCGCGCGGCCGTGCCAGCCGGCAGGGCTTCACGCTCGTCGAAATGCTGGTGGCCCTGGGCATTTTCGTGATCCTGGCGACCATCACGCTGGGAGCGTTTCGCGGCGTCTCGAAAGACGACCAGATTTCAGCGGCCGCCCAGACGGTGAAGGGCTGGCTCGAGCACGCACGGTCCCGCGCCATCAAGACGAAATCGGCCTATGGCATCCGGTTCGTTCCCGATGCCAACGCGGGCCGTTATTGCAGCACGGTGAGCTACATCGCCGCCGGCGCCATGGATGAGTCGAACCTCGATGCGACGACCGGCGCGGACCTGAAGTGGATCACTGTGGCCTACCTTCCCTCCGGCCTGACCGGGCGGTTGATTCCGGGAGGAGCGGCGATCGAGGCCTGGCGGGGGTTCGTGGATTCCGGCGCCTTGCCGGCGGTCAGCGGCGGGAATCCGCTGGGGCTGCGCATCGAGGTTCCCAAGGACAGCGGTCATTGGTTTGCGCTGCAGGATGTCGAGTCCGACGGCGCGACGCCTCCGGTGTTTCGAATCGTCGTCGGGTCGGGGGCCAGGTCGATGCTGACGAACCTGATCGACCAGCGGGTGGAGTACCGCCTCGAACTCGGTCCCACCGCCCAGTCCGAGGCCGCGCCGGCGCTTCCACGCGGTGTCGTGATCGATTTCGACGCCTCCCAGCTTCCCGACAACTGGCGGCCCGGGTTCGCGACCGCCGAGACTCCGTATCCGTCCTCTGGTCTCGACCTGATGTTCTCGCCCAATGGGGCGTTGATGGGCCGGGGAGCCGGTGCGGGCGGGGTGCTGCACCTGTGTCTGTCGACCCGGGAAGACGCGGAGGCGATCCGCATCAACTTCCAGTCGTCGACGCCTCCTCATCCACAGTGGGTCACTTCGCCGACCGTGCCGACGTATCCGTTCATCCTGGCCGATCCGAAGACCGCACAGAAACTGGTGTCGGTGTTTCTTGGCTCGGGCAGGATCGGCACGGCGAGCGTCAACACGCTGCTGGGCGATACGAATAACGTCTTCCAGAACGAACTGGTCGACGGAGACGACGCCCGGCTTTACGCAGTCCGTGGGAGGGAATCGAAGTGA
- a CDS encoding type IV pilus modification PilV family protein yields the protein MGATLVEVLMSLMVMGIGIVSVVTLFPIAALKSIQATQLTNARMLRKNAEEAFRMPYQSSGTPSVRFDLLNYSQALARFRGEWRANTSYAVGDIVVPTRKKGLPHPVPNRWFIMGTGSSADPVTSGYVEPNWLTSAVTNETVAGTSNLIEWTVPTAAPFGTSNYSTLNYIVDPLGWWQLNASGDLDVALDVNKFGYRVLDGIQSEVPSTSGVKLLRLNGGTASLAAAEQVALHPDSWQVVISEPPRTATGTNATFRGALDFSNILQTGSVAFPPRIVLTSNLSEQAVIRPIIAPLPGGGAADWTVNWTEPLPTGFQADGPARIESYEPRFSWMATVNKLADGAQKVTLAVFFNRNFAPQNEHVYYANFGNTSTSLPLTWQVTTTDQVRINWQVLSPNREPEPLLKEGNYILDGRNAVWYRIVAVSPNGNGSATLTVDRQIPEALRTTDPSDPDLTGRVILMRGIIHLFEL from the coding sequence ATGGGCGCCACGCTGGTTGAAGTGCTGATGTCCCTGATGGTGATGGGCATCGGGATTGTCTCGGTCGTGACGCTGTTCCCGATCGCGGCGCTCAAGTCGATCCAGGCGACGCAGCTCACCAACGCCAGGATGCTGCGGAAGAACGCCGAAGAGGCGTTCCGGATGCCGTACCAGTCGTCCGGCACGCCGTCGGTTCGGTTCGATCTTTTGAATTACTCACAGGCCCTCGCCCGGTTCCGGGGCGAATGGCGTGCGAACACGTCGTACGCCGTCGGCGACATCGTCGTCCCCACCCGCAAGAAGGGGCTTCCTCATCCCGTTCCGAATCGCTGGTTCATCATGGGGACCGGAAGTTCGGCCGATCCCGTCACCAGCGGTTATGTCGAGCCGAACTGGCTGACTTCGGCCGTGACAAATGAGACGGTCGCCGGAACGTCGAACCTGATTGAATGGACGGTTCCAACGGCCGCGCCCTTCGGCACGAGCAACTACAGCACGCTGAACTACATTGTCGACCCGCTGGGCTGGTGGCAGCTGAACGCCAGTGGAGATCTGGATGTTGCCCTGGACGTGAACAAGTTCGGTTATCGGGTGCTCGACGGAATCCAGTCGGAAGTCCCCTCGACCTCGGGCGTCAAGCTGCTGCGCCTCAACGGGGGAACGGCGTCGCTGGCCGCTGCGGAGCAGGTGGCTTTGCATCCCGACAGCTGGCAGGTGGTGATTTCCGAACCTCCCAGGACCGCCACGGGGACGAACGCGACGTTCCGCGGCGCGCTCGACTTCTCCAACATCCTGCAGACCGGCAGCGTGGCTTTCCCGCCGCGGATCGTACTGACGAGCAATCTGTCGGAACAGGCGGTCATTCGTCCGATCATCGCCCCCCTGCCCGGCGGCGGCGCGGCCGACTGGACCGTCAACTGGACGGAGCCGCTGCCGACCGGTTTTCAGGCGGACGGCCCCGCGCGGATCGAAAGCTATGAGCCGCGATTCTCCTGGATGGCGACGGTCAACAAGCTGGCGGACGGCGCCCAGAAGGTGACGCTGGCCGTCTTCTTCAATCGCAACTTCGCCCCCCAGAACGAGCACGTCTACTACGCCAACTTCGGCAACACGAGCACCAGCCTGCCCTTGACCTGGCAGGTGACGACGACTGACCAGGTGCGGATCAACTGGCAGGTCCTGTCTCCCAACCGCGAGCCGGAGCCGCTGCTGAAGGAAGGCAATTACATCCTCGATGGGCGGAACGCCGTCTGGTACCGGATTGTCGCAGTCAGCCCGAATGGAAACGGCTCGGCCACCCTGACGGTCGATCGCCAGATTCCCGAGGCCCTGCGCACGACCGACCCGTCCGATCCCGATTTGACCGGACGCGTGATCCTGATGCGCGGCATCATCCATCTGTTTGAGCTGTGA